From Pseudomonas putida, one genomic window encodes:
- a CDS encoding FadR/GntR family transcriptional regulator encodes MLDTLPRAVPEQALQGIRKLIEDGGYQPGDALPSQRDLAEQLGVSRASLREALSSLSALGLVSVQPGKGVFVQAPTPSAFAWPYAEQVSASDTFQLRYALEGFAAGQAALALTADDIDRLELNVEAMHQELRAGRFEAAARLDFAFHQQLLQACGNHAMLQVITASQEIFLESQKLPFIRPERAMETWQEHRKILRALARRSQAAAQKAMQEHIRNAASRTGVVFSV; translated from the coding sequence ATGCTCGACACCCTACCCCGCGCCGTCCCCGAACAGGCCCTGCAAGGCATCCGCAAATTGATCGAAGACGGCGGCTATCAGCCCGGCGATGCGCTACCCTCGCAGCGCGACCTTGCCGAGCAGCTGGGGGTCAGCAGGGCCTCTCTGCGAGAAGCGCTGTCCTCGCTCAGCGCGCTGGGCTTGGTGAGCGTGCAGCCGGGTAAAGGGGTGTTCGTGCAAGCGCCAACGCCTTCGGCATTTGCCTGGCCTTATGCCGAACAGGTTTCGGCGAGCGACACCTTCCAACTGCGCTACGCCTTGGAAGGTTTCGCCGCTGGGCAGGCGGCGCTGGCGCTCACTGCTGACGACATCGATCGCCTGGAGCTGAACGTGGAGGCGATGCATCAGGAGTTGCGCGCGGGCCGCTTCGAAGCCGCCGCACGGCTGGATTTCGCCTTCCACCAACAGTTGCTGCAAGCCTGCGGTAACCACGCCATGCTGCAGGTGATCACCGCCAGCCAGGAGATCTTCCTGGAAAGCCAGAAGCTGCCCTTCATCCGTCCGGAACGGGCGATGGAAACCTGGCAGGAACATCGCAAGATCCTGCGCGCCCTGGCCCGCCGCTCACAGGCGGCGGCGCAAAAAGCGATGCAGGAGCATATTCGCAACGCGGCTTCGCGCACCGGGGTGGTGTTCTCGGTTTAA
- a CDS encoding DUF2790 domain-containing protein, translated as MNVKTLASASLFAVLSLGALAAQATTQPMEDASVMQYRYGDRLDIHKVLSVKDDQSDACGLVNTRMDYLDSQGQRQSLQYRTYATSGCHDN; from the coding sequence ATGAACGTGAAAACCCTCGCCAGCGCCAGCCTGTTCGCTGTGCTCAGCCTCGGCGCCCTGGCTGCCCAGGCAACCACACAGCCGATGGAGGATGCCAGCGTCATGCAGTACCGCTATGGCGACCGGCTGGACATACACAAAGTGCTGTCGGTGAAGGATGACCAAAGCGATGCCTGTGGCCTGGTCAATACCCGTATGGACTACCTCGACTCCCAAGGCCAGCGCCAAAGCCTGCAATACCGTACCTATGCCACGAGCGGCTGCCATGACAACTGA
- a CDS encoding thioredoxin family protein, whose translation MTTERRMLLKVGGVALALLGLGLAGHLAARDSYGAMPSLSGASEWLNSPALDAAQLKGKVVLVDFWTWDCINCQRSLPHVNDWARRYADQGLVVVGVHTPEYDYEHDVGQLKNKVASLQIAYPVAVDNDHRVWNAWGNQFWPAHYFVDRQGQVRHVHVGEGDYDGQETLIKALLDEKR comes from the coding sequence ATGACAACTGAGCGCCGCATGCTGCTGAAAGTGGGGGGCGTGGCCTTGGCGCTCCTTGGCCTGGGGCTGGCCGGCCACTTGGCGGCCCGCGACAGTTACGGGGCCATGCCGTCGCTGTCGGGGGCCAGTGAGTGGCTCAACTCGCCAGCGCTGGATGCCGCGCAACTCAAGGGCAAGGTAGTGCTGGTGGACTTCTGGACGTGGGACTGCATCAACTGCCAGCGTAGCCTGCCACATGTAAACGACTGGGCGCGGCGCTACGCCGATCAGGGGCTGGTCGTGGTGGGCGTACATACGCCGGAGTATGACTACGAGCATGACGTCGGTCAGTTGAAAAACAAGGTGGCCAGCCTTCAGATCGCCTACCCGGTGGCGGTGGACAACGATCATCGGGTTTGGAATGCCTGGGGTAATCAGTTCTGGCCGGCGCACTACTTCGTCGATCGCCAGGGCCAGGTGCGGCATGTGCACGTTGGCGAAGGTGACTACGACGGGCAGGAGACGTTGATAAAGGCGTTGCTGGATGAAAAACGCTGA
- a CDS encoding MFS transporter produces MSASHEVSPATLRRVIAASAIGNFVEWFDFAVYGFLATIIASQFFASGDASVALLKTFAVFAVAFALRPLGGIVFGALGDRLGRKRILSLTILLMAGSTTLIGLLPTYASIGLAAPALLTLARCLQGFSAGGEYAGACAYLMEHAPQNKRAFYGSFVPVSTFSAFACAAVIAFGLEASLSAEAMAAWGWRIPFLVAAPLGLVGLYLRWRMEETPAFREAIAQGKTHEHSPLKDTLRNHGRAIRNLGAFISLTALSFYMFTTYFATYLQMVGNLTRAQSLLVTTVALVFAAIGCPLAGAFSDRVGRRKTIGFTCLWVMVCVFPAYWLASSGSVPAALLGVILLAVGALSSGVVTAALLSESFPTHTRYTASAITYNVAYTLFGGTAPLVATWLIGQTGSSLAPAFYLVAIALVALVGGLALPETSRISLHEETPDGEVGRGVANSI; encoded by the coding sequence ATGTCCGCATCTCACGAGGTATCCCCCGCCACCCTGCGCCGGGTCATCGCCGCCTCGGCCATCGGCAACTTCGTCGAATGGTTCGACTTTGCCGTCTACGGCTTTCTCGCAACGATCATCGCCAGCCAGTTTTTCGCCAGTGGCGATGCCAGCGTGGCCTTGCTCAAGACCTTCGCCGTTTTCGCCGTGGCCTTCGCCTTGCGGCCATTGGGCGGGATCGTGTTCGGGGCACTGGGTGACCGGCTGGGACGCAAACGTATCTTGTCACTGACCATCCTGCTGATGGCCGGCTCCACCACACTGATCGGCCTGCTGCCGACCTACGCCAGCATCGGCCTTGCCGCGCCCGCGCTATTGACCCTTGCGCGCTGCCTGCAGGGGTTCTCGGCAGGCGGTGAGTATGCAGGTGCCTGTGCCTACCTGATGGAGCACGCACCGCAAAACAAGCGGGCCTTCTATGGCAGCTTCGTGCCCGTGTCGACCTTCTCGGCCTTCGCCTGCGCGGCGGTGATCGCCTTCGGCCTTGAGGCGAGCCTGTCGGCCGAAGCGATGGCGGCCTGGGGCTGGCGCATACCGTTCCTGGTGGCTGCGCCGCTGGGCCTGGTGGGCCTGTACCTGCGCTGGCGCATGGAGGAAACCCCGGCGTTTCGCGAGGCCATCGCCCAAGGCAAGACCCATGAGCATTCGCCACTCAAGGACACGTTGCGTAACCATGGCCGGGCCATCCGCAACCTGGGTGCCTTCATCTCGCTCACTGCGTTGTCCTTCTACATGTTCACCACCTACTTCGCCACCTACCTGCAGATGGTCGGCAACCTGACACGCGCCCAGTCGCTGCTGGTGACCACGGTAGCGCTGGTGTTCGCGGCCATCGGTTGTCCGCTGGCCGGCGCGTTCTCCGACCGCGTCGGGCGGCGCAAGACCATTGGTTTCACCTGCCTGTGGGTGATGGTGTGCGTATTCCCGGCCTATTGGCTGGCCAGTTCCGGGTCAGTGCCCGCCGCCCTGCTGGGGGTCATCCTGTTGGCGGTAGGCGCACTGTCCAGTGGTGTGGTGACCGCCGCATTGCTGTCGGAGAGTTTCCCGACACACACGCGCTACACCGCTTCGGCGATCACCTACAACGTGGCCTATACGTTGTTTGGCGGCACCGCACCGTTGGTGGCGACCTGGCTTATCGGGCAGACCGGCAGCAGCCTGGCACCGGCGTTCTATCTGGTGGCCATCGCGCTGGTGGCGCTGGTGGGCGGGTTGGCATTGCCGGAAACATCGCGAATATCGTTGCATGAAGAGACCCCTGACGGTGAGGTGGGTCGCGGGGTTGCCAACAGCATCTGA
- a CDS encoding DUF4174 domain-containing protein, whose protein sequence is MLVRSLTLATLLAVTGPLFAADSDAPLAKELGKARPLVIIAPSTADPTLRGLNEDLKDPATQAAFKERGLVVYSVARMMGKREDKNLEQQTTMALIRELKLGASKGTKVILIGKDGERHMLKDDETNEKIDVKAIIKAVDELPASEKAMTAPEPVAAAAEPKAKDSKPAKPAKPAAPPKPLED, encoded by the coding sequence ATGCTCGTCCGGTCACTGACCCTCGCCACCCTGCTCGCCGTCACCGGCCCCCTGTTCGCCGCCGACAGCGACGCTCCGCTGGCCAAGGAACTGGGCAAGGCACGGCCATTGGTGATCATTGCCCCCAGTACGGCCGACCCGACCTTGCGGGGGCTGAACGAGGACTTGAAAGACCCTGCCACTCAGGCCGCGTTCAAGGAGCGTGGCCTGGTGGTTTACAGCGTCGCCAGAATGATGGGCAAGCGTGAGGACAAGAACCTTGAGCAGCAGACCACCATGGCGCTGATACGTGAGCTCAAGCTTGGTGCCAGCAAGGGCACAAAGGTCATCCTGATTGGCAAGGATGGTGAGCGCCACATGCTCAAGGATGACGAAACAAACGAAAAGATCGACGTCAAGGCCATCATCAAAGCAGTCGATGAGTTGCCAGCCAGCGAAAAGGCCATGACTGCACCGGAGCCTGTCGCTGCGGCAGCGGAGCCCAAGGCCAAGGACAGCAAACCCGCCAAACCGGCCAAGCCGGCTGCGCCGCCCAAGCCACTGGAAGACTGA
- a CDS encoding LysR substrate-binding domain-containing protein, whose product MSERIQALHALRAFEVASRYGSFTRAAEELALTQGAVSHHIKTLESLFGCDLFERRGPKLSLTEHGRLLSQELKVGFKIIENACALLRQDRYGLRLKAPSTLTVRWLLRALDAFKKVDDSCSVQLSSVWMDIDTVDFYSEPYDCAFLLSNGQFAADIESFKLFDEWLIPVCHPDYMTHEQPALGDLRQCELLHPSSDRRDWRRWLARMDALDISIDQGQVFDTLDQGISAAQQGLGISVVDLVLASADLTAGRLVTPFKHAVATGDGYYMTWLKSSPKARQMHKLRDFLLGQVPPLAYKDINYLYG is encoded by the coding sequence ATGTCGGAACGGATTCAGGCCTTGCACGCGCTGCGTGCCTTCGAGGTGGCCTCACGGTACGGGTCGTTCACCCGCGCGGCCGAAGAGCTGGCCCTGACCCAAGGCGCCGTCAGCCACCACATAAAGACCCTCGAAAGCCTGTTCGGCTGCGACCTGTTCGAGCGACGTGGGCCCAAGTTGAGCCTTACCGAGCATGGGCGCCTGCTGTCCCAGGAGCTCAAAGTCGGCTTCAAGATCATCGAGAACGCCTGTGCACTGCTGCGCCAGGACCGCTACGGCCTGCGCTTGAAGGCGCCCTCGACGCTGACGGTGCGCTGGTTGCTGAGGGCCCTGGATGCCTTCAAGAAAGTCGATGACAGCTGCAGCGTCCAATTGTCGAGCGTGTGGATGGACATCGACACGGTGGACTTCTACTCCGAGCCCTACGACTGCGCCTTTCTCCTGTCCAACGGCCAGTTCGCCGCCGACATCGAGAGTTTCAAGCTGTTCGACGAATGGCTGATCCCGGTGTGCCACCCAGACTATATGACGCATGAGCAGCCGGCACTGGGTGACCTGCGCCAGTGTGAACTGCTGCACCCTTCATCGGACCGGCGCGACTGGCGGCGCTGGCTGGCGCGCATGGATGCCCTGGACATAAGCATCGATCAGGGCCAGGTGTTCGACACCCTCGACCAGGGCATTTCTGCGGCACAGCAGGGGCTGGGCATTTCCGTGGTCGACCTGGTGCTGGCCAGTGCCGACCTTACCGCAGGGCGGCTGGTCACGCCGTTCAAGCATGCCGTGGCGACCGGGGACGGGTATTACATGACTTGGCTCAAATCCAGCCCCAAGGCGCGGCAAATGCACAAGCTGCGTGACTTTCTGCTGGGGCAGGTGCCGCCGTTGGCGTACAAGGATATCAACTACCTGTATGGCTGA
- a CDS encoding DoxX family protein, with translation MTTLKRTSSPLDCLAGWGADLPLRLFLAWEFFESGLEKFNGSNWFGDIQGRFPLPFSLLPAELNWHLSMWAELVLPLLLLLGLGTRLAAAGLALVTVVAIVALHWPAHWSDLAELAKGYAMTDLGFGAYKLPLIYLVALLPLLLKGAGRLSVDHWIKRHIAAQAKAT, from the coding sequence ATGACCACGCTAAAACGCACCTCGAGCCCCCTGGACTGCCTCGCAGGCTGGGGAGCGGATTTGCCATTACGGCTGTTTCTGGCCTGGGAATTCTTCGAATCCGGCCTGGAAAAATTCAACGGCAGCAACTGGTTCGGCGATATACAGGGGCGCTTCCCACTGCCCTTCAGCCTGCTGCCAGCGGAGTTGAACTGGCACCTGTCGATGTGGGCCGAACTGGTCCTGCCGCTGCTCCTGCTGCTAGGCCTTGGTACACGGCTGGCGGCGGCGGGGCTGGCATTGGTAACCGTGGTAGCGATCGTAGCGCTGCACTGGCCTGCACACTGGTCGGACCTGGCCGAACTGGCCAAGGGTTACGCCATGACCGATCTAGGCTTCGGGGCCTACAAGTTGCCTCTGATCTACCTGGTTGCATTGCTGCCCTTGCTGCTCAAAGGTGCCGGTAGGCTAAGCGTTGATCACTGGATCAAACGGCACATCGCGGCGCAGGCCAAGGCAACATGA
- a CDS encoding sensor histidine kinase, which yields MKWPRTLASRLALIFITGLVLAYGLSFSLQAYERYISSRSMMLSNLEQDVATSVAILDRLPAAERPAWLPRLERRTYRYRLDTGVTGAAMPSDDPPMAADSIVKAIGSQYRLTFQEIPGPNAHFQAHLRLADGAPLTIDVTPAAVPIATWLPLVLLIQLAVLLFCTWLAVRLAIGPLTRLVKALDDLDPDKPGMLLDESGPREVKYAAVAFNALQARIAAYLKERMQLLAAISHDLQTPLTRMKLRVEVMDEGVEKDRLWHDLDAMEHLVREGVAYARSMDINTEPPCRIDLDAFLDSVVFDYQDSGAQVERHGTTGRLLETRPHALRRVLVNLLDNALKFAGKAQLEVSHEQGRILIRVLDEGPGIPQQALSEVLKPFYRVESSRNRSTGGTGLGLAIAHQLIQAMGGQLVLSNRQGGGLCAQIELK from the coding sequence ATGAAGTGGCCGCGCACCCTCGCCTCGCGCCTGGCGCTGATCTTCATCACCGGGCTAGTGCTGGCCTATGGGCTGTCGTTCAGCCTGCAGGCCTATGAGCGCTATATCAGCAGCCGCTCGATGATGCTCAGCAACCTGGAGCAGGACGTCGCCACGTCAGTGGCCATTCTTGACCGCCTTCCCGCTGCTGAACGCCCCGCCTGGCTGCCCCGCCTGGAGCGGCGCACCTACCGCTATCGGCTGGACACTGGCGTGACCGGCGCGGCGATGCCAAGCGATGACCCACCCATGGCTGCCGATTCGATCGTCAAGGCCATCGGCAGCCAGTATCGCCTGACCTTCCAGGAGATACCCGGCCCAAACGCCCACTTTCAGGCGCACCTGCGTCTGGCCGACGGCGCGCCGCTGACCATCGATGTCACCCCGGCAGCCGTGCCGATTGCCACATGGCTGCCGCTGGTGTTGCTCATACAGCTAGCCGTGCTGCTGTTCTGTACCTGGCTGGCCGTGCGCCTGGCCATCGGCCCGCTGACCCGCCTGGTCAAGGCGCTTGACGACCTCGACCCGGACAAGCCCGGCATGTTGCTGGACGAAAGCGGCCCGCGCGAAGTGAAATATGCCGCCGTCGCCTTCAACGCCCTGCAGGCGCGCATCGCTGCCTACCTCAAGGAGCGCATGCAGTTGCTGGCAGCGATTTCCCATGACCTGCAAACCCCGCTCACCCGCATGAAACTGCGGGTCGAGGTAATGGACGAGGGCGTGGAAAAGGACAGGTTATGGCATGACCTGGATGCCATGGAGCATTTGGTCCGCGAAGGCGTAGCCTACGCCCGCAGCATGGATATCAACACCGAGCCGCCCTGCCGCATCGACCTCGACGCGTTCCTCGACAGCGTGGTGTTCGATTACCAGGACAGCGGCGCGCAGGTCGAGCGCCATGGCACTACCGGCCGTTTGCTGGAAACGCGCCCGCATGCGCTGCGCCGGGTGTTGGTCAACCTGCTGGACAATGCCCTGAAGTTCGCCGGCAAGGCGCAATTGGAGGTCAGCCATGAGCAGGGACGTATCCTGATCCGCGTACTGGATGAAGGGCCTGGCATCCCCCAGCAAGCGCTCAGCGAAGTGCTCAAACCATTCTACCGAGTGGAAAGCTCGCGCAACCGCAGCACCGGCGGCACCGGCCTGGGCCTGGCAATCGCCCACCAACTGATCCAGGCCATGGGCGGGCAATTGGTGCTCAGCAACCGCCAGGGCGGAGGCCTGTGCGCACAGATCGAGCTGAAGTGA
- the aroQ gene encoding type II 3-dehydroquinate dehydratase — MKPLILVLNGPNLNMLGTREPAQYGRETLADLAQSCADTAQAHGLEIEFRQTNHEGDLIDWIHAARGRCAGIVINPGAWTHTSVAIRDALVASEVPVIEVHLSNVHKREPFRHLSFVSSIAVGVICGLGSHGYRMALAHFAEMFQEQPA; from the coding sequence ATGAAGCCCCTTATCCTCGTGCTCAACGGCCCCAACTTGAACATGCTGGGTACTCGCGAGCCTGCGCAGTACGGCCGTGAAACCCTTGCTGACCTGGCCCAGAGCTGCGCAGACACCGCGCAGGCCCACGGCCTGGAAATCGAATTCCGCCAGACCAACCACGAAGGCGACCTGATCGACTGGATCCACGCTGCCCGTGGTCGCTGCGCCGGTATCGTGATCAACCCCGGTGCCTGGACCCACACTTCGGTGGCCATCCGCGACGCGCTGGTCGCCAGCGAGGTGCCCGTGATCGAAGTGCACCTTTCCAACGTGCACAAGCGCGAGCCGTTCCGCCACCTGTCGTTCGTCTCCTCGATCGCGGTGGGTGTGATCTGCGGTTTGGGCAGCCACGGCTACCGCATGGCTCTGGCGCACTTCGCCGAAATGTTCCAGGAGCAGCCAGCATGA
- a CDS encoding response regulator: protein MEHVDHILIVDDDREIRELVGNYLKKNGLRTSIVADGRQMRAFLEANSVDLIVLDIMMPGDDGLLLCRELRAGKHRTTPVLMLTARNDETDRIIGLEMGADDYLTKPFSARELLARINAVLRRTRMLPPNLTISESGRLIGFGQWRLDTTARHLLDSEGTLVALSGAEYRLLRVFLDHPQRVLSREQLLNLTQGREADIFDRSIDLLVSRLRQRLGDDAREPSCIKTVRSEGYVFSLPVQLLESPS, encoded by the coding sequence ATGGAACATGTCGATCACATCCTGATCGTCGACGACGACCGTGAAATCCGCGAACTGGTCGGCAATTACCTGAAGAAGAACGGCCTGCGCACCAGCATCGTCGCCGACGGCCGGCAGATGCGAGCTTTCCTGGAAGCCAACAGTGTCGACCTGATCGTGCTCGACATCATGATGCCGGGCGATGACGGCCTGCTGCTGTGCCGTGAGCTGCGCGCCGGCAAGCACCGCACTACGCCAGTGCTGATGCTGACCGCGCGCAACGACGAGACCGACCGCATCATCGGCCTGGAGATGGGCGCTGACGATTACCTGACCAAGCCATTCTCAGCCCGCGAATTACTGGCCCGCATCAACGCGGTGCTGCGCCGCACCCGCATGTTGCCGCCCAACCTGACCATCAGCGAAAGCGGCCGCCTGATCGGTTTCGGCCAGTGGCGTCTGGACACCACCGCGCGCCACCTGCTTGACAGCGAAGGCACGCTGGTGGCCCTCAGTGGCGCCGAATACCGCCTGTTGCGCGTATTCCTCGACCATCCACAACGGGTGCTCAGCCGCGAACAGTTGCTCAACCTGACCCAAGGCCGCGAGGCCGATATCTTCGATCGCTCCATTGACCTGCTGGTCAGCCGCCTGCGCCAGCGCCTGGGCGACGACGCGCGCGAACCCAGCTGCATCAAGACGGTGCGCAGTGAAGGTTATGTGTTCTCGCTGCCCGTGCAGCTGCTCGAGTCGCCATCATGA
- a CDS encoding DNA polymerase II: protein MELQQGFVLTRHWHDTPQGTCVEFWLATDQGPRLLRLAPQESVAFILQSQVEHARLLLAGEAGVEIRPLRLQDFQHRPVLGVYCRQHRQLMQLEQRLRGAGVEVFEADIRPPERYLMERFITAAVQFTGQPDAHGVICEAQLKPLAHFRPPLRLVSLDIETSERGELYSIALEGCGQRQVFMLGPANGQPDAVDFDLHYCNDRAAMLDCLNQWMVRHDPDAIIGWNLVQFDLRLLHEHAKLLQVPFNLGRNGAPMTVRAHANRGHVFADAPGRLLIDGIEALRSATWSFPSFSLENVAQTLLGEGKAIDTPYQRMDEINRMFAEDKPSLARYNLKDCELVTRIFAHTRLLEFLLERSSVTGLAVDRSAGSVAAFCHLYIPHMHRLGFVAPNLGSRPDEASPGGFVMDSRPGLYDSVLVLDYKSLYPSIIRTFLIDPVGLVEGLRQPDDVHAVEGFRGGRFSRTRHCLPAIVERVWQGREEAKREGNAPLSQALKIIMNAFYGVLGSSGCRFFDPRLASSITMRGHQIMRQTRALIEARGYDVIYGDTDSTFVWLKGAHDEDAAARTGRALVAEVNQWWRQHLRETMGLESALELQFETHYRRFLMPTIRGADEGSKKRYAGLVQRADGSEDMVYKGLESVRTDWSPLARQFQQALYGRIFRGQPYRDYVRGFVQQTLAGELDELLIYRKRLRRPLADYLRNVPPHVRAARLADEYNSRLGRARQYQNGGWISYVITTAGPEPMENLQSPIDYDHYLSRQLQPVADAILPFVGDDFAALTDRQLLLF from the coding sequence GTGGAGTTGCAGCAGGGCTTTGTCCTGACCCGGCACTGGCATGACACGCCCCAAGGTACCTGCGTGGAGTTCTGGCTGGCCACCGACCAGGGGCCGCGGCTGTTGCGTCTGGCCCCGCAGGAGTCGGTGGCGTTCATCCTGCAATCGCAGGTCGAACACGCGCGGCTGTTGCTGGCGGGCGAGGCCGGTGTGGAAATCAGGCCCCTGCGCCTGCAAGACTTCCAACATCGTCCGGTGCTGGGCGTGTATTGCCGTCAGCACCGGCAACTCATGCAACTGGAGCAGCGCTTGCGCGGTGCCGGTGTCGAGGTGTTCGAAGCGGACATCCGCCCGCCCGAGCGCTACCTGATGGAGCGCTTCATCACCGCCGCCGTGCAATTCACCGGTCAGCCTGATGCCCATGGTGTCATCTGCGAGGCCCAGCTCAAACCCTTGGCGCACTTTCGCCCGCCGCTACGCCTGGTGTCACTGGACATCGAGACCAGCGAGCGCGGTGAGTTGTACAGCATCGCGCTGGAAGGCTGCGGGCAGCGGCAGGTATTCATGCTTGGGCCTGCCAATGGCCAGCCCGACGCCGTGGATTTCGACCTGCATTACTGCAACGACCGGGCGGCCATGCTCGACTGCCTGAACCAGTGGATGGTCAGGCACGATCCGGATGCGATCATTGGCTGGAACCTGGTCCAGTTCGACCTGCGCCTGTTGCATGAGCACGCCAAGCTGCTGCAGGTGCCGTTTAACCTGGGACGTAACGGTGCGCCCATGACTGTGCGCGCCCACGCCAACCGGGGCCACGTGTTTGCAGATGCGCCCGGCCGCTTGCTGATCGATGGCATCGAAGCGCTGCGCTCGGCCACCTGGAGCTTCCCTTCCTTCAGCCTGGAAAACGTCGCGCAGACCTTGCTGGGGGAAGGCAAGGCGATTGATACGCCTTACCAGCGCATGGACGAGATCAACCGCATGTTTGCTGAGGACAAGCCGTCGTTGGCGCGTTACAACCTCAAGGATTGCGAGCTGGTGACGCGGATTTTTGCGCATACCCGGCTGTTGGAGTTTCTGCTGGAGCGCTCGTCGGTGACCGGGCTGGCGGTGGACCGCAGCGCTGGCTCGGTGGCCGCGTTCTGTCATCTGTATATCCCGCACATGCATCGGCTGGGCTTCGTCGCGCCCAACCTGGGCAGTCGCCCGGATGAGGCCAGCCCGGGCGGTTTTGTCATGGACTCGCGCCCAGGGCTGTATGACTCGGTGCTGGTGCTCGACTACAAGAGCCTGTACCCCTCGATCATCCGGACGTTCCTGATCGACCCGGTGGGCCTGGTCGAAGGCCTGCGTCAGCCGGATGACGTGCACGCCGTCGAAGGCTTTCGCGGCGGGCGTTTCTCGCGCACCCGGCATTGCCTGCCCGCCATCGTCGAGCGGGTGTGGCAGGGCAGGGAGGAGGCCAAGCGTGAAGGCAACGCACCGCTATCGCAGGCACTCAAGATCATCATGAATGCGTTTTACGGGGTGCTTGGGTCAAGCGGTTGCCGCTTCTTCGACCCGCGCCTGGCGTCTTCGATCACCATGCGCGGGCACCAGATCATGCGCCAGACACGCGCGCTGATCGAGGCACGCGGCTACGACGTTATCTACGGCGACACCGACTCTACCTTCGTCTGGCTCAAGGGTGCACATGATGAAGATGCTGCGGCGCGCACCGGCCGCGCGCTGGTGGCCGAGGTCAACCAGTGGTGGCGCCAGCACCTGCGTGAAACCATGGGCCTGGAAAGCGCCCTGGAGTTGCAGTTCGAGACCCATTATCGGCGGTTTCTGATGCCGACCATCCGCGGCGCCGACGAGGGTAGCAAGAAGCGCTACGCCGGCCTGGTTCAGCGTGCCGACGGCAGCGAAGACATGGTGTACAAAGGCCTGGAATCGGTACGCACCGATTGGTCGCCCTTGGCCCGGCAGTTCCAGCAGGCCTTGTACGGGCGGATTTTCCGGGGCCAGCCCTATCGTGACTATGTGCGCGGGTTCGTCCAGCAGACCCTGGCAGGTGAGCTGGATGAGCTGCTGATCTACCGCAAACGCCTGCGTCGCCCGTTGGCCGACTACCTACGCAATGTCCCGCCGCATGTGCGCGCCGCACGCCTGGCTGATGAGTACAACAGCCGGCTTGGGCGTGCCCGGCAATACCAGAATGGCGGCTGGATCAGTTACGTGATCACCACGGCCGGCCCAGAGCCCATGGAAAACCTGCAGTCGCCGATCGATTACGACCACTACCTCAGCCGCCAGTTACAGCCTGTAGCCGATGCCATCCTGCCCTTTGTCGGTGATGACTTTGCAGCGTTGACCGACCGCCAACTGTTGCTGTTCTAA
- a CDS encoding shikimate dehydrogenase, with product MTQPAILAGLIGRGIQLSRTPALHEHEGDAQDLRYLYRLIDADQLQLQDSALAQLLEAAQHTGFTGLNITYPFKQAILPLLDELSDEARGIGAVNTVVLKDGKRVGHNTDCLGFAEGLRRGLPDVARRQVVQMGAGGAGSAVAHALLGEGVERLVLFEVDAARAQALVDNLNGHFGAGRAVVGTDLAAEIAEADGLVNTTPVGMAKLPGTPLPVELLHARLWVAEIIYFPLETELLRAARALGCRTLDGSNMAVFQAVKAFELFSGRQANAERMQAHFASFG from the coding sequence ATGACTCAGCCGGCCATCCTCGCCGGCCTGATCGGCCGTGGCATTCAGCTGTCGCGCACCCCTGCCCTGCATGAACATGAAGGCGATGCGCAGGACTTGCGCTACCTCTATCGCCTGATCGACGCAGACCAGCTGCAACTGCAAGACAGCGCCTTGGCGCAATTGCTCGAAGCGGCCCAGCACACCGGCTTCACTGGGCTCAATATCACCTACCCGTTCAAGCAGGCGATCCTGCCGCTGCTCGACGAGCTGTCCGATGAGGCCAGGGGTATCGGTGCGGTCAATACCGTGGTGCTCAAGGACGGCAAGCGTGTGGGCCATAACACCGACTGCCTGGGCTTCGCCGAAGGCTTGCGCCGCGGCTTGCCCGACGTCGCGCGCCGGCAGGTGGTGCAGATGGGTGCGGGCGGTGCTGGCTCGGCTGTGGCCCATGCGTTGCTGGGCGAAGGTGTCGAGCGGCTGGTGCTGTTCGAAGTGGATGCAGCGCGCGCCCAGGCGCTGGTCGACAACCTCAACGGCCATTTCGGCGCAGGCCGGGCCGTTGTGGGCACGGACCTGGCGGCCGAGATTGCCGAGGCGGACGGGCTGGTCAACACCACGCCGGTCGGCATGGCCAAACTGCCGGGCACACCGCTGCCGGTCGAGCTGCTGCATGCCCGGCTGTGGGTGGCGGAGATCATCTATTTTCCACTGGAAACCGAGCTGTTGCGTGCGGCACGGGCACTGGGCTGCCGCACCCTGGATGGCAGCAACATGGCCGTGTTCCAGGCAGTGAAAGCATTCGAGCTGTTCAGTGGCCGTCAGGCCAATGCCGAGCGCATGCAGGCGCATTTCGCCAGCTTCGGCTGA